A genomic stretch from Bacterioplanes sanyensis includes:
- a CDS encoding DUF2846 domain-containing protein, producing the protein MIKAGISLAALLLVSGCTVHQSIGHNFGSFMGAPDGADFVGTGHMCKRNQSAFIYVYRPPTEWSMDELEAPSFNVNGERLFNIKGGGYTWYELEPGEYDLVIRRGLFGFEGIESFEIHRLSDISFTAQSGQIYYWRYSEIDPAPITPDLEGLPLGDGPLQLVSPQLAYKEMTQTRMLDDGMEKLAALQPETDEELQQVFEGQLSEEDDSGSWWWPF; encoded by the coding sequence ATGATAAAAGCAGGCATCTCCTTGGCCGCGTTGCTCCTGGTAAGCGGCTGCACCGTACACCAATCCATTGGTCATAATTTTGGCTCTTTTATGGGCGCGCCCGACGGTGCCGATTTTGTCGGTACAGGCCATATGTGCAAACGCAATCAGTCGGCATTTATTTATGTCTACAGGCCGCCCACCGAGTGGTCGATGGACGAGCTGGAAGCGCCGAGCTTTAACGTCAACGGCGAGCGTCTGTTTAATATCAAAGGCGGTGGTTATACCTGGTACGAGCTGGAACCGGGCGAGTACGATCTGGTCATTCGCCGCGGATTGTTTGGTTTTGAAGGCATTGAAAGCTTTGAAATTCATCGCCTGAGCGACATCAGTTTTACCGCCCAGTCCGGGCAAATCTATTACTGGCGCTACTCCGAAATCGACCCTGCCCCGATCACGCCCGACTTAGAAGGTTTGCCGCTGGGGGATGGCCCACTGCAACTGGTATCACCACAGTTAGCCTACAAAGAGATGACACAAACTCGCATGCTGGATGACGGCATGGAGAAGCTAGCAGCGCTGCAGCCTGAAACCGACGAAGAGCTGCAACAGGTATTTGAAGGCCAGCTCTCCGAGGAGGACGACAGCGGCAGTTGGTGGTGGCCGTTTTAG
- the sodB gene encoding superoxide dismutase [Fe] — translation MAFELPALPYEKDALQPHISQETLEFHYGKHHNTYVQKLNGLIEGTEFADKSLEEIVKTSSGGVFNNAAQIWNHTFYWHSLSPNGGGEPTGAIADAINAAFGSFADFQAKFNDMAVNNFGSSWTWLVKKADGTLDIVNTSNAATPLTEEGLTPLLTVDLWEHAYYIDYRNVRPDYLKGFWALVNWEFANQNLAA, via the coding sequence ATGGCGTTCGAATTACCGGCCCTGCCTTACGAAAAAGATGCTCTGCAGCCACACATCTCTCAGGAGACTCTGGAGTTCCATTACGGCAAGCACCACAACACCTACGTTCAGAAACTGAACGGTCTGATCGAAGGCACTGAATTCGCCGACAAGTCTCTGGAAGAGATCGTAAAAACCTCTTCTGGCGGCGTATTCAACAATGCGGCACAAATCTGGAACCACACCTTCTACTGGCACAGCCTGAGCCCGAACGGTGGTGGTGAGCCAACGGGCGCTATTGCCGACGCCATCAACGCAGCATTTGGTTCGTTCGCTGACTTCCAAGCCAAGTTCAACGACATGGCTGTGAATAACTTCGGCTCTAGCTGGACTTGGTTGGTGAAAAAAGCCGACGGCACTCTGGACATCGTTAACACTTCTAACGCTGCCACGCCGCTGACGGAAGAAGGCCTGACGCCACTGCTGACCGTTGATCTGTGGGAACACGCCTACTACATCGACTACCGCAACGTTCGCCCTGACTACCTGAAAGGTTTCTGGGCACTGGTTAACTGGGAATTTGCTAACCAGAACCTGGCTGCTTAA
- a CDS encoding Maf family protein, with protein MKLLLASSSPYRQQLLNQLRIEFDCASPDIDETPLAGETPHDYVKRLAENKAAALATDYPHHWIIGSDQTCVLNGTICGKPGSADKAEAQLMAASGQRVEFLTGLCLRAPDGQHWSLVEPFAVQFRPLTQALVKRYVELEQPLNCAGSFKVEGLGISLFEALDGRDFNSLIGLPLIGLRELLAQAGVEMLQLAH; from the coding sequence ATGAAACTACTGCTCGCCTCCAGCTCACCGTATCGCCAGCAATTGCTCAACCAGCTGCGCATTGAATTCGATTGCGCCAGTCCAGACATTGACGAAACACCGCTCGCCGGCGAAACACCGCACGACTACGTAAAACGCCTAGCGGAAAACAAAGCCGCCGCACTGGCCACAGACTATCCGCACCACTGGATTATTGGCAGCGACCAAACCTGCGTATTAAACGGCACCATCTGCGGCAAACCCGGCAGCGCAGACAAAGCCGAAGCACAACTGATGGCGGCCAGCGGGCAACGCGTTGAGTTTTTAACCGGCCTGTGCCTGCGCGCACCGGACGGCCAACATTGGTCCTTGGTGGAGCCTTTTGCAGTGCAATTTAGGCCACTGACGCAGGCACTAGTAAAGCGTTATGTAGAACTGGAACAGCCGCTCAATTGCGCCGGAAGCTTTAAGGTAGAAGGGTTGGGAATCAGCTTGTTCGAAGCTCTGGACGGGCGGGACTTTAACAGCCTGATTGGCTTGCCGCTGATTGGCCTGCGCGAACTGTTGGCACAAGCCGGCGTGGAAATGTTACAGCTGGCGCACTGA
- the gspD gene encoding type II secretion system secretin GspD — MLKQWLMAGALALMMATAQAQDSWQINLKEADISAFISQVADITGKSFVVDPRVKGKVNVLSSEPMDEQAVYELFLSVLQVHGFAAVPAGDVTLVVQQNEIKQQGRDMTESIPGQSQEMLTKVITIKNTPALDLVPILRPLVAKYGHLAGVKSANSLIISDHATNIRRIEQIIQRLDKSGSEELEVIQLKEAWVGNVVTMLQSLDPAKVSQGNTNTPGNTAGSIRVVADERSNRLIIKGEKSARERIRQLIEELDQPSYFSGSAKVLRLRYADAKKLAELLKGLLADAPAAEGENQAKGKAGIHADEELNALVVRAEPSLMKEIEELVTSLDVRRAQVLIESAIVEVTGDVKDALGVQWATGNLDAPVAGTNFDTAGPSIGSIASAVAGSNPASALANGLNLGGFSEVNGEFDFGVIIQALESETNTNLLSTPSIMTLDNQEAEIIVGQNVPFRTGSTTGSDNANPYTTISREDVGITLKVKPHIHEGDDVRLEVEVTQESVSSTSVEGSADLITNKRSIKTMILSENEETIVLGGLIRDDVREFESKVPLLGDIPILGWLFRSTKVEHVKSNLMVFLRPTIVLSQGKSAELTRNKFEGIWEFTLSDELAEEGIDAGMQNLFEGYPLQR; from the coding sequence GTGTTGAAGCAATGGTTAATGGCGGGAGCGCTGGCACTGATGATGGCCACCGCCCAGGCGCAGGATAGCTGGCAGATCAACCTGAAAGAGGCGGACATCAGCGCCTTTATCAGCCAGGTGGCCGACATTACGGGTAAAAGCTTTGTGGTTGACCCGCGGGTGAAAGGCAAGGTCAATGTGCTCAGCAGTGAGCCCATGGACGAGCAAGCCGTTTATGAGCTGTTCCTGTCGGTGCTGCAAGTGCATGGCTTTGCTGCCGTACCCGCCGGTGATGTGACGCTGGTCGTGCAGCAAAACGAGATCAAGCAGCAAGGTCGCGACATGACCGAGTCGATTCCGGGCCAAAGCCAGGAAATGCTGACCAAGGTCATCACCATCAAAAACACACCGGCGTTGGATTTGGTGCCGATTTTGCGCCCGCTGGTGGCCAAGTACGGTCATCTGGCTGGAGTGAAGTCGGCCAACTCGCTGATCATTTCTGATCACGCCACCAACATTCGCCGTATCGAGCAAATCATTCAGCGTCTGGATAAATCCGGTAGTGAAGAGCTGGAAGTGATTCAGTTAAAAGAGGCCTGGGTTGGTAACGTGGTGACCATGCTGCAAAGCTTGGACCCAGCCAAGGTCAGCCAGGGCAATACCAATACACCGGGCAACACCGCTGGCAGCATTCGTGTGGTGGCCGATGAGCGCAGCAACCGCTTGATCATTAAAGGCGAAAAAAGTGCGCGTGAGCGCATCCGTCAATTAATCGAAGAGCTGGATCAGCCATCGTACTTTTCTGGCAGCGCTAAGGTGCTGCGTTTGCGTTACGCCGATGCGAAAAAACTGGCCGAGTTGTTAAAGGGCTTGTTGGCCGATGCGCCGGCTGCCGAGGGCGAAAACCAGGCCAAAGGCAAAGCGGGCATTCACGCCGATGAAGAACTGAACGCACTGGTGGTGCGTGCAGAGCCTTCGTTAATGAAAGAAATCGAAGAGTTGGTCACGTCTCTGGATGTGCGTCGTGCTCAGGTACTGATTGAATCGGCCATCGTCGAAGTGACCGGCGATGTCAAAGACGCGCTGGGCGTGCAGTGGGCAACGGGCAATCTGGATGCGCCGGTGGCGGGTACCAACTTCGACACCGCAGGTCCATCCATTGGCAGTATTGCCTCAGCAGTGGCGGGCAGTAACCCAGCCAGTGCATTGGCCAACGGTCTTAATCTGGGTGGCTTCAGTGAGGTCAACGGTGAATTTGATTTTGGTGTCATCATTCAGGCACTGGAAAGTGAAACCAATACCAACTTGCTGTCGACGCCTAGCATCATGACGCTGGACAACCAGGAAGCAGAAATCATCGTCGGTCAAAATGTGCCGTTCCGCACCGGTTCCACCACCGGCAGCGACAACGCCAACCCGTACACCACTATCTCGCGTGAAGATGTCGGTATCACCCTGAAAGTAAAACCACACATTCACGAAGGCGACGATGTGCGCCTGGAAGTGGAAGTCACCCAAGAGTCGGTGTCGTCTACCAGTGTGGAAGGCAGTGCGGACCTGATTACCAACAAGCGCTCGATCAAAACCATGATCCTGTCGGAAAACGAAGAGACCATCGTTTTGGGCGGTTTGATTCGCGACGACGTGCGTGAGTTCGAGAGCAAGGTGCCGCTGCTGGGGGATATCCCAATCTTGGGCTGGTTGTTCCGCTCCACCAAGGTTGAGCATGTGAAGAGCAATCTGATGGTGTTCCTGCGCCCGACCATTGTGTTGTCACAAGGCAAGAGTGCCGAGCTGACACGCAACAAGTTTGAGGGTATTTGGGAGTTTACGTTGTCGGATGAACTCGCCGAAGAGGGCATCGACGCGGGCATGCAAAACCTGTTTGAAGGCTACCCGCTGCAGCGATAA
- a CDS encoding type II secretion system protein N, protein MMQSTAAVTTDGAGQPGWQRWLLRLGKITFTLAIAVQLADVAWMLVAPQPVVLPAPAQGTADQGSSGQVAGTADYHFFGEAGAEPVTPVQQTVDAPDTKLRLELLGVTVASQDQGSGAIIAPKNGAGEFYRVGDRIQGRTQLAAVYKERVILDTNGKLETLKFEEHSRRGVSARAVTPPPSRSVSLRDRFREVRSPSDFLEMTTDAAAQDPQGAIRELGLRSNGPGQGYQVQSGSMLSALNLRPGDIVLSVNGQRLGDASADQMVLQQVRDSGQARIEVQRGNQRFTVNHSLN, encoded by the coding sequence ATGATGCAATCCACAGCAGCAGTCACCACGGACGGCGCTGGCCAGCCAGGCTGGCAACGTTGGCTACTGCGACTTGGCAAAATCACATTTACCCTGGCTATTGCTGTGCAATTGGCCGACGTCGCTTGGATGTTGGTGGCTCCACAGCCAGTGGTGCTGCCAGCTCCGGCGCAAGGCACCGCCGATCAAGGTTCCAGTGGCCAGGTGGCGGGTACCGCCGACTATCACTTTTTTGGCGAAGCTGGCGCCGAGCCGGTTACGCCGGTGCAGCAAACCGTCGATGCGCCAGACACCAAGCTGCGCTTGGAGTTGCTCGGTGTCACCGTGGCCAGTCAGGATCAAGGCTCGGGCGCTATTATTGCGCCGAAAAACGGTGCCGGTGAGTTTTATCGCGTTGGCGATCGCATTCAGGGGCGTACGCAACTGGCTGCGGTATACAAAGAACGCGTTATCTTGGACACCAACGGCAAGCTCGAAACCCTCAAGTTTGAAGAACACAGCCGCCGCGGCGTCAGTGCACGAGCCGTGACGCCACCGCCGTCGCGCTCAGTATCGCTGCGCGACCGCTTCCGCGAGGTGCGCTCACCCTCTGACTTTTTGGAAATGACCACAGACGCTGCGGCGCAAGACCCCCAGGGAGCGATTCGCGAGTTGGGCTTGCGCAGCAATGGGCCAGGGCAGGGGTATCAGGTGCAATCCGGTTCCATGCTCAGTGCCTTGAACTTGCGTCCGGGCGACATTGTGTTGTCGGTCAATGGGCAGCGGCTGGGTGATGCCAGTGCCGATCAGATGGTGCTGCAGCAAGTACGAGACTCCGGGCAGGCACGCATTGAAGTGCAGCGCGGCAATCAAAGATTTACGGTCAATCACAGTTTGAATTAA
- the gspN gene encoding type II secretion system protein N, whose amino-acid sequence MLHALWTARWYWILGLFTFLIVATLQTPLHFVWPYLKPQLGPMPVQVNSVTGTLWDGQLQLTDRTLGSVNGAWQLQPLALLTGQLASAVQLDAGNARMQGQLQMGSDQQLQLQEVTAFMDASLLQPLLRRGRASLDGEFELSGFSAQLDLTQPRLLDASGRLVFSGGAVSFPVDGKPINAELPMLIGQLQRDNDNITMALTTTDGDALGQLYLQPDGWGGTRIRRRLLDVLGQQWPAQAEADTVIFEVSEKIL is encoded by the coding sequence ATGTTGCACGCACTATGGACAGCCCGCTGGTATTGGATTCTGGGGCTGTTCACATTCCTGATCGTTGCCACCCTTCAAACTCCTTTGCATTTTGTGTGGCCGTATTTGAAACCACAGCTTGGGCCGATGCCGGTGCAAGTTAACAGTGTCACAGGCACGCTATGGGACGGTCAGCTGCAACTGACGGACCGCACCTTGGGCAGTGTCAATGGTGCTTGGCAATTGCAACCTTTGGCGCTGTTGACTGGTCAATTAGCATCGGCAGTGCAGCTTGACGCCGGCAATGCGCGGATGCAAGGGCAGCTGCAAATGGGCAGTGATCAGCAGTTGCAACTGCAAGAGGTCACTGCCTTTATGGACGCCAGTTTGCTGCAACCACTGTTACGCCGTGGCCGTGCCTCGCTGGACGGTGAGTTTGAGCTCAGTGGGTTTAGCGCACAGCTGGATCTGACTCAGCCGCGCTTGTTGGATGCCAGCGGACGCTTAGTGTTCAGCGGCGGCGCGGTGTCATTCCCGGTGGACGGCAAGCCGATTAACGCTGAGTTGCCGATGTTGATCGGCCAGCTTCAGCGTGACAATGACAACATCACCATGGCGTTAACCACTACCGACGGGGACGCGCTAGGGCAGCTGTATTTGCAGCCAGACGGCTGGGGTGGCACGCGGATTCGTCGCCGACTGCTCGATGTCTTGGGGCAGCAATGGCCAGCCCAGGCAGAAGCCGATACGGTAATTTTTGAAGTGTCTGAAAAGATTCTATAA
- a CDS encoding neutral/alkaline non-lysosomal ceramidase N-terminal domain-containing protein — MLSLQGTYSPGRRVLWLLALIWLTGCAASHEVHIPQPQSTALAPTGMATAAAVSIDITPPPGMPMGGYSVMANRGQGFRTRLKARVVYLNDGRGQSLALVQTDLAAGSLLVHHQVAASVAAATGLRPGDIVITGSHSHSAPVNFFHNDFYNKHMSSGQWLEPDFLAFVTQRISQGILQAHAEQRPAKVATGVKQVFGINRNRSLQAYVRNDNISGIDVEDPEAKFKAVNPDLNMVRIDVQDDTGIYRPLAAFSSFSVHATTLSVPVEVYNADLFAYAQKDLEWLIAERHQTPWPVVHAMTTGTQGDMAPALPDRGDNTFGHHHLDWRQARALGQRLGQQAIELFESLEEQLTDEVQLASAAREINIREHNRIGDIELCQDAAVGNPVAAGAYERRTPWLAAIPFLKGGNLMSRRWWLTDGCQGNKRHLGFSFIQPLVEPKDSFPHIVLFQLLRINDTAIVPLPFEVTVEAGRRITEAVVDEWRSADKPLQHAWITSTSNGYFGYATTPEEYQRQNYEGGHTLYGRNTVPYLQAQLQRLSADLRREGNIYQPRAEWRYQLHSNRFLPAEQAFSGQRRWLQQAQAQMAEQEHVEDYLAWEWLDVGPSHIDFHRPLAHVEVKRDGAWQPLWNHRVPVSDDGYDLEVRLLDDEEAGMARYQLRWYSPMSGGQYRVVLSERGGQQALISEPFRVSF, encoded by the coding sequence ATGCTCTCCCTTCAAGGAACCTACTCGCCTGGGCGGCGAGTGCTGTGGCTGCTGGCGCTCATTTGGTTAACCGGCTGCGCGGCCAGCCACGAAGTTCATATCCCACAACCACAGAGTACTGCGTTAGCGCCGACGGGTATGGCCACGGCGGCGGCGGTCAGTATCGATATCACCCCGCCACCAGGCATGCCGATGGGCGGCTATTCGGTGATGGCGAATCGCGGCCAGGGTTTTCGCACGCGCCTGAAGGCGAGGGTGGTGTATTTGAACGATGGCCGCGGTCAGTCGCTGGCGCTGGTGCAAACCGATTTGGCAGCGGGCTCGTTACTGGTGCATCACCAGGTAGCGGCCAGCGTCGCAGCAGCCACCGGGCTACGGCCAGGCGATATCGTCATCACTGGCTCACACAGTCATTCGGCGCCGGTGAACTTCTTCCACAATGATTTTTACAACAAGCACATGTCCAGCGGCCAATGGTTGGAGCCCGACTTCTTGGCGTTTGTCACGCAACGCATTAGCCAAGGTATTTTGCAGGCCCATGCTGAACAGCGACCAGCGAAGGTGGCAACGGGCGTCAAACAGGTGTTCGGTATCAATCGCAACCGCTCACTGCAAGCCTATGTGCGCAATGACAATATCAGCGGTATTGATGTGGAAGATCCTGAGGCCAAGTTTAAGGCGGTCAATCCAGATCTGAACATGGTGCGTATTGATGTTCAGGATGACACTGGTATCTACCGCCCGTTAGCGGCTTTCTCGAGCTTTTCAGTGCACGCCACGACTTTGTCCGTTCCGGTGGAAGTCTACAACGCCGATCTGTTTGCTTATGCGCAGAAGGATTTGGAATGGTTGATTGCTGAGCGCCATCAGACACCCTGGCCTGTGGTGCACGCCATGACCACGGGCACCCAAGGAGATATGGCTCCAGCCTTGCCAGATCGTGGTGACAATACCTTTGGCCATCATCACCTCGATTGGCGCCAAGCACGGGCGTTGGGGCAACGTTTGGGGCAGCAGGCAATTGAGTTGTTTGAATCACTGGAGGAGCAGTTAACGGACGAGGTGCAGCTGGCCAGTGCTGCGCGCGAAATTAACATTCGTGAGCACAATCGTATTGGCGATATCGAGCTGTGCCAGGATGCTGCTGTGGGTAACCCTGTTGCGGCGGGTGCCTATGAGCGCCGCACGCCTTGGCTGGCGGCGATACCGTTTTTGAAAGGTGGCAACCTGATGTCACGGCGCTGGTGGCTGACGGACGGCTGTCAGGGCAATAAACGCCATCTGGGGTTTTCTTTTATTCAGCCGTTGGTTGAACCGAAAGACAGCTTTCCCCACATTGTACTGTTTCAGCTGCTGCGCATTAACGACACCGCCATTGTACCGTTGCCCTTTGAAGTGACGGTTGAGGCCGGGCGGCGCATTACTGAGGCCGTGGTTGATGAGTGGCGCAGTGCCGATAAACCGCTCCAGCATGCCTGGATCACCAGCACCAGCAATGGCTATTTCGGCTATGCCACCACGCCAGAAGAATATCAGCGCCAGAACTATGAGGGCGGGCACACCTTATATGGCCGCAATACCGTGCCTTATTTGCAGGCGCAATTGCAGCGTTTGTCGGCGGATCTGCGCCGCGAGGGCAATATTTATCAGCCGCGTGCCGAATGGCGTTATCAGCTGCACAGCAATCGTTTTTTACCCGCTGAACAGGCGTTTTCTGGCCAGCGCCGCTGGTTGCAGCAAGCGCAAGCGCAGATGGCCGAGCAGGAGCATGTTGAAGACTACCTGGCTTGGGAGTGGTTGGACGTCGGCCCCTCTCATATCGACTTTCACCGCCCGCTGGCGCACGTCGAGGTGAAACGCGATGGCGCTTGGCAACCGTTGTGGAATCATCGAGTGCCTGTCTCAGATGATGGCTACGACTTAGAAGTACGCCTGTTAGACGATGAAGAGGCGGGCATGGCACGCTATCAGCTGCGTTGGTATTCGCCCATGAGCGGCGGTCAATATCGTGTGGTGTTGTCCGAGCGTGGCGGTCAGCAGGCACTGATCTCTGAGCCCTTTCGGGTCAGCTTTTGA
- a CDS encoding methyl-accepting chemotaxis protein produces MSLNSLLLKTILQIVAGVTVILVVLGVFNYSQTEKRLTAEVVTDANNVVKRLQGSLPLPIWNFDQDTVVKNIEAELEADFVNRITVIVNGDVFTTRAKNANNEIIESQTSGLTDALELSEPLTYSADGDESEVGKLIIAVNNDRVTAALDASLQIEVFRVVLLAVISSVLITLIIRGSVISPLEKIRAAIHDIAEGDGDLTKRLSESGSIELSKVAKEFNVFVAKLADLIFDIGETGAAMASKSQESQGYVEDIRGELQSQRSEIDLVVSASTELSSSTDMVAQNARQAADAAVNANQNAQHSHTIVNTAVDSINALSTEIGQISDVIQNLVKEGENIGAVSDVIQGIAEQTNLLALNAAIEAARAGEQGRGFAVVADEVRTLAQRTQQSTEEINQMIERLQKSTEEAGVAIQKGTENAQTSVQKITRAGEAISEVAVNMDEINTMNSQISQAASEQSSVITELNQNIVNISHNADSTEQLANQTAGVSSGTMEHALELQEKMQRFKTS; encoded by the coding sequence ATGTCTTTAAACAGCCTGTTGCTGAAGACGATTTTGCAAATTGTCGCCGGTGTTACCGTCATATTGGTGGTCTTGGGTGTCTTTAATTATTCGCAAACGGAGAAGCGACTAACGGCCGAAGTGGTCACAGATGCCAACAACGTGGTGAAGCGTTTACAAGGCAGCTTGCCCCTTCCCATCTGGAACTTTGACCAAGACACAGTGGTTAAAAATATCGAAGCCGAACTGGAAGCAGACTTCGTCAACCGCATCACTGTGATCGTCAATGGCGATGTGTTTACAACCCGGGCCAAAAATGCCAATAACGAAATCATCGAAAGCCAAACCAGCGGTCTTACCGATGCACTGGAGCTGAGTGAGCCACTGACCTACAGCGCCGACGGCGACGAAAGCGAAGTGGGTAAGCTGATCATCGCTGTGAATAACGACCGTGTCACTGCTGCGTTGGATGCATCACTGCAGATAGAGGTGTTTCGCGTCGTTTTGCTGGCGGTTATTTCCTCTGTTCTGATTACCCTGATCATTCGCGGTTCGGTGATTTCACCATTGGAGAAGATCCGCGCCGCTATTCATGACATTGCCGAGGGCGATGGCGACTTAACCAAACGCTTAAGCGAATCTGGCTCTATCGAGCTGTCGAAAGTGGCTAAAGAATTTAACGTGTTCGTTGCCAAGTTGGCTGATTTGATTTTCGATATTGGCGAAACCGGTGCGGCAATGGCGTCAAAATCGCAAGAGAGCCAAGGATATGTGGAAGACATTCGTGGCGAGCTGCAAAGTCAACGCTCTGAAATCGACCTGGTGGTGTCCGCCAGCACCGAGCTATCCAGCAGCACCGATATGGTGGCACAAAACGCCAGACAAGCAGCCGATGCCGCCGTCAATGCCAATCAGAACGCTCAGCATAGCCATACCATCGTCAACACCGCCGTCGACAGCATTAACGCCCTGTCGACAGAAATTGGCCAAATTTCCGATGTGATCCAAAACTTGGTGAAAGAAGGCGAAAACATTGGTGCCGTCAGTGATGTGATCCAGGGGATTGCCGAGCAAACCAACTTGCTGGCCCTGAATGCCGCGATCGAAGCAGCGCGTGCCGGCGAACAAGGCCGCGGTTTTGCGGTGGTGGCGGATGAAGTGCGCACCCTGGCGCAACGCACCCAGCAGTCGACGGAAGAAATTAATCAAATGATTGAGCGCCTTCAGAAATCCACTGAAGAGGCGGGCGTTGCCATCCAAAAAGGCACTGAAAACGCACAAACCAGCGTGCAAAAGATTACCCGCGCCGGCGAGGCCATCAGCGAAGTGGCCGTCAATATGGATGAAATCAACACCATGAATTCACAAATTTCACAAGCAGCCTCAGAGCAGAGCAGTGTGATTACCGAGTTGAACCAAAACATCGTCAACATTTCCCACAACGCCGACAGTACCGAGCAATTAGCCAACCAGACCGCCGGAGTGAGCTCTGGAACGATGGAACACGCACTCGAGCTGCAAGAGAAAATGCAGCGCTTTAAAACTTCATAA
- a CDS encoding substrate-binding periplasmic protein produces the protein MIKRIALFLTLTLMASLSWADKTVYLTSLDWPPYSGKSLPDQGGSIAVAKAAFEAMGYSLVVDVFPWSRAVALAKDANSKYAGYVPEYYSDGVAEEFIYSDPMGKSPVGFIEQAGKPISWSSHEDLKNFSIGVVQDYVNEAKFDGMVADGSLKVEPVISDKNNIMKVINGRLDMAVIDKNVMNYLFANDKALQGKASKANFNSKLLDDKDLYICFKRTPQGEELVKIFNEGLKKIDVNSILASHM, from the coding sequence ATGATTAAGCGTATTGCTTTATTTTTGACATTGACGTTAATGGCCAGCCTCAGCTGGGCCGATAAAACGGTCTATCTGACGTCGTTGGATTGGCCACCCTACTCTGGCAAAAGCTTGCCTGACCAAGGCGGCTCGATTGCAGTAGCCAAAGCGGCCTTCGAAGCTATGGGTTATTCATTGGTGGTTGATGTATTCCCTTGGAGCCGCGCGGTGGCTTTGGCAAAAGATGCCAACAGTAAATATGCCGGCTACGTGCCAGAGTATTACTCTGACGGTGTGGCCGAGGAGTTTATTTATTCTGACCCTATGGGCAAAAGCCCGGTTGGTTTTATTGAGCAAGCCGGTAAACCGATTAGCTGGAGCAGTCATGAGGACTTGAAAAACTTTTCCATTGGCGTGGTACAAGACTACGTTAATGAAGCCAAGTTTGACGGCATGGTCGCCGATGGCTCGCTGAAAGTTGAGCCGGTCATCAGCGATAAAAACAACATTATGAAAGTCATCAACGGCCGCTTGGATATGGCTGTTATTGATAAAAACGTGATGAATTACTTGTTTGCCAATGACAAAGCCCTGCAAGGAAAAGCCAGCAAAGCTAACTTCAACAGCAAGCTGTTGGACGATAAAGATTTATACATTTGCTTCAAGCGCACACCGCAAGGCGAGGAGCTGGTCAAAATCTTTAATGAAGGTCTTAAGAAGATTGATGTGAATAGTATTCTGGCATCACATATGTAA
- a CDS encoding GIY-YIG nuclease family protein, whose product MCSNWSVYLIRTAQGALYCGITTDVERRFQEHQQGGRKAAKALRGRTPLQLVFTHAGISRLQALQLEYRIKQLSKSQKEALVTGSLRAAQLLPGDKCSG is encoded by the coding sequence GTGTGTAGCAATTGGTCGGTCTACTTGATTCGTACCGCACAAGGCGCGCTCTACTGTGGCATTACCACCGATGTCGAACGACGCTTTCAGGAGCATCAGCAAGGTGGGCGCAAGGCGGCTAAGGCGTTGCGTGGCCGCACTCCTTTGCAGTTGGTGTTTACTCACGCTGGCATTAGCCGCTTGCAAGCGCTACAGCTGGAATACCGAATCAAACAACTGTCGAAGTCACAAAAAGAAGCGCTGGTGACAGGAAGTCTTCGTGCTGCTCAGCTGCTGCCTGGAGATAAGTGTTCGGGATGA
- the trhA gene encoding PAQR family membrane homeostasis protein TrhA — translation MHQVFRDPISGLTHLAGAIFAIVALCIMSVQAALYGSVWHTVSFAIFGACMLIMFTSSSVYHLVHGSDHVITWLKRVDHMAIYLMIAGSYTPICLIPLNGALGWGLLIFIWSVALAGVILKLVWLSAPRWLSTLLYVLMGWSVVFVFPALERIPSDTLTWLLYGGISYTLGSLVYALRWPNPWPRWFGFHEIWHLFVMAGAFCHFWAVAFSLTDVVV, via the coding sequence ATGCATCAGGTTTTTCGTGACCCCATCAGCGGACTCACTCATTTGGCTGGCGCCATTTTTGCCATTGTGGCGTTGTGCATTATGTCGGTTCAGGCGGCACTGTATGGCAGCGTTTGGCATACGGTGTCGTTTGCCATTTTTGGCGCTTGCATGCTGATTATGTTCACCAGCAGCAGCGTGTATCACCTGGTGCATGGCAGCGATCATGTGATTACTTGGCTCAAACGGGTGGATCATATGGCGATTTATTTGATGATCGCTGGCTCCTACACCCCCATTTGTCTGATACCGCTCAACGGTGCTCTAGGCTGGGGGTTGCTGATATTTATCTGGAGCGTGGCACTGGCCGGCGTGATTTTAAAACTGGTGTGGTTGTCAGCCCCACGCTGGCTGTCCACCTTGCTGTACGTACTGATGGGCTGGTCGGTAGTGTTTGTTTTTCCGGCCCTAGAGCGCATTCCCAGCGATACTCTGACATGGCTGCTGTACGGCGGCATCAGTTATACTCTCGGCTCTCTGGTGTATGCCCTGCGCTGGCCCAACCCTTGGCCGCGCTGGTTTGGCTTTCATGAGATCTGGCATTTGTTTGTCATGGCCGGTGCTTTTTGCCATTTCTGGGCAGTGGCATTTTCGTTAACCGATGTGGTGGTCTGA